One region of Anaeromyxobacter paludicola genomic DNA includes:
- a CDS encoding lysophospholipid acyltransferase family protein, which produces MAGRPRQKKPARARESAPPSRPALGNDPFQRGAAARPVAPPPAAEPVTIAPPAPAAPAEPATTAPASPAAAPTGSAEGAPAPGAVPAPAPVERAPAPPSAAVAAPPAPPAHAPARPPGPPRPALQPVAPAAAPSSPAAKAEGPGGFPFGELRRVFAQLLPAFRERLAQARHFLEGGAALDPWGMDPELPERAFALLDFLYAAWWRVDARHVERVPSKGGAVIVANHGGALPWDALVLRLALLRDHPAHRELRPLLDEASFRSVVVGKAAARLGAVPASPENAQRLLADGKLVAAFPEGSAGGAKPWSERYRLQTFGRGGFAKVALRAGAPIVPCAVVGSEESTPPFSRAGWLGDLLGLPLLALAPGLPLGPAALLPLPSRWSIRFGDPIPTAGLGADKASDPATVNALAEEARAAVQRMLDEDVAARRSIFL; this is translated from the coding sequence GTGGCGGGTCGCCCTCGACAGAAGAAGCCCGCGCGCGCCCGCGAGAGCGCGCCGCCTTCGCGGCCGGCGCTCGGGAACGACCCGTTCCAGCGCGGCGCGGCGGCGAGGCCGGTCGCGCCGCCGCCTGCGGCCGAGCCGGTGACGATCGCGCCGCCCGCGCCCGCCGCTCCGGCCGAGCCGGCGACGACCGCCCCGGCCAGCCCCGCCGCCGCTCCGACCGGTTCCGCCGAGGGCGCGCCCGCCCCCGGCGCCGTCCCCGCTCCCGCCCCGGTCGAGCGCGCTCCGGCGCCGCCCTCTGCCGCGGTCGCCGCTCCTCCGGCGCCCCCCGCCCACGCTCCCGCGCGCCCGCCCGGCCCGCCGCGGCCGGCGCTACAGCCCGTCGCGCCCGCCGCCGCGCCCTCCTCGCCGGCCGCCAAGGCCGAGGGGCCCGGCGGCTTCCCTTTCGGCGAGCTGCGGCGCGTCTTCGCGCAGCTCCTGCCGGCGTTCCGCGAGCGGCTCGCGCAGGCCCGCCACTTCCTCGAGGGCGGGGCCGCGCTCGATCCCTGGGGGATGGACCCGGAGCTGCCGGAGCGGGCCTTCGCCCTGCTCGACTTCCTCTACGCCGCCTGGTGGCGCGTGGACGCGCGGCACGTGGAGCGGGTCCCGTCGAAGGGCGGCGCCGTCATCGTGGCGAACCACGGCGGGGCGCTGCCCTGGGACGCCCTCGTGCTCCGGCTCGCCCTGCTCCGCGACCACCCCGCCCACCGCGAGCTGCGGCCGCTGCTCGACGAGGCCTCGTTCCGCTCGGTCGTCGTGGGCAAGGCGGCGGCGCGCCTCGGGGCGGTCCCGGCGAGCCCCGAGAACGCGCAGCGGCTCCTCGCCGACGGGAAGCTGGTCGCGGCCTTCCCGGAGGGGAGCGCGGGCGGCGCGAAGCCCTGGTCCGAGCGGTACCGGCTGCAGACCTTCGGGCGGGGCGGCTTCGCCAAGGTGGCCCTCCGCGCCGGCGCGCCCATCGTGCCGTGCGCGGTGGTCGGCAGTGAGGAGTCCACCCCGCCCTTCTCGCGGGCCGGCTGGCTAGGGGACCTGCTCGGGCTGCCGCTCCTGGCGCTCGCGCCGGGGCTGCCGCTCGGCCCGGCCGCGCTGCTGCCCCTCCCCTCCCGCTGGTCGATCCGCTTCGGCGATCCGATCCCGACCGCCGGGCTGGGCGCCGACAAGGCGTCGGATCCCGCCACGGTGAACGCCCTCGCCGAGGAGGCGCGGGCCGCCGTGCAGCGGATGCTCGACGAGGACGTGGCGGCGCGCCGCTCGATCTTCCTGTAG
- the mutL gene encoding DNA mismatch repair endonuclease MutL, whose product MPRIAVLPPGLVNQIAAGEVVERPASVLKELCENALDAGARSVQVEIEDGGLSLVRVADDGSGMDREDALLSLERHATSKLRDQEGLAAIATMGFRGEAIPAIASVSRMRIDTCAGDDGAGTRLVLEGGALVETTAVARRRGTTLEVRDLFFNTPARRKFMRAPASESGHASEALLRLALARPDVGFTLRSAGRIAFSSPPDASPRDRALAALGREAARHLVELDGERAGVRVRGLVTSPDHSEATSRAFYLFVNGRYVRDRSAAHAVLRAFAGTLPPGRHPAAILFLDLPPGRVDVNVHPQKLEVRFAEPREAQDALFHVVADALRTAPWLRHRAPAGPAALPGVPGSPGSGLEELVLPAAGEEVAEVLQAARALGAERSFGAPAEAAAGPNHAFRFDPPPAAVPGEAAAPAGYFASLRYIGQHARTYLLCEAPGGTLVVIDQHASHERQLFHQLLEAHRARAIPVQPLLIPQIVTLPAPLARALEGAAEEVRALGLDLEPFGGDAFAVKGAPAQLAGADLPSLLRDLAQQLETVGKGTAVDLAFHDLLATMACHSAVRAHEDLTREEARALLDGLDAVSFKARCPHGRPVVFELTPADLERRVGRR is encoded by the coding sequence GTGCCCCGAATCGCCGTCCTCCCTCCCGGACTCGTCAACCAGATCGCCGCCGGAGAGGTCGTCGAGCGCCCCGCCAGCGTCCTGAAGGAGCTGTGCGAGAACGCCCTCGACGCCGGGGCCCGCTCCGTCCAGGTGGAGATCGAGGACGGCGGGCTCTCGCTGGTGCGCGTCGCCGACGACGGGAGCGGCATGGACCGCGAGGACGCGCTCCTCTCGCTCGAGCGCCACGCCACCTCCAAGCTCCGCGATCAGGAGGGGCTCGCCGCCATCGCGACGATGGGGTTCCGCGGCGAGGCCATCCCGGCCATCGCCTCCGTGAGCCGCATGCGGATCGACACCTGCGCCGGCGACGACGGCGCGGGCACCCGGCTCGTGCTGGAGGGGGGCGCGCTCGTGGAGACGACCGCCGTCGCCCGGCGGCGGGGGACCACCCTCGAGGTCCGCGACCTCTTCTTCAACACGCCGGCGCGCCGCAAGTTCATGCGCGCCCCGGCCAGCGAGTCCGGCCACGCCTCGGAGGCGCTGCTCCGGCTCGCCCTGGCCCGCCCCGACGTCGGCTTCACGCTCCGCTCCGCCGGCCGGATCGCCTTCTCCTCCCCGCCGGACGCCTCCCCGAGGGACCGCGCGCTCGCGGCGCTCGGGCGCGAGGCGGCCCGCCACCTGGTCGAGCTCGACGGCGAGCGGGCGGGGGTGCGGGTGCGAGGCCTCGTCACCTCGCCCGACCACTCGGAGGCGACGAGCCGCGCCTTCTACCTCTTCGTGAACGGCCGGTACGTCCGCGACCGGAGCGCCGCGCACGCGGTCCTGCGGGCCTTCGCCGGGACGCTCCCGCCGGGCCGCCACCCGGCGGCGATCCTCTTCCTCGACCTGCCCCCCGGCCGCGTGGACGTGAACGTCCACCCGCAGAAGCTGGAGGTCCGCTTCGCCGAGCCGCGCGAGGCGCAGGACGCGCTCTTCCACGTCGTCGCCGACGCGCTGCGGACCGCGCCGTGGCTGCGACACCGGGCGCCGGCCGGGCCGGCCGCGCTCCCGGGCGTGCCGGGGTCCCCTGGCTCCGGCCTCGAGGAGCTCGTGCTCCCTGCGGCCGGCGAGGAGGTGGCCGAGGTCCTCCAGGCGGCCCGCGCACTCGGCGCCGAGCGGAGCTTCGGCGCGCCGGCCGAGGCCGCGGCGGGCCCGAACCACGCCTTCCGCTTCGACCCGCCGCCTGCCGCCGTGCCCGGCGAGGCGGCCGCCCCGGCCGGCTACTTCGCCTCGCTCCGCTACATCGGCCAGCACGCCCGCACCTACCTGCTCTGCGAGGCGCCCGGCGGCACGCTCGTGGTCATCGACCAGCACGCGAGCCACGAGCGGCAGCTCTTCCACCAGCTCCTCGAGGCGCACCGCGCCCGGGCCATCCCGGTGCAGCCGCTGCTCATCCCGCAGATCGTGACGCTCCCGGCGCCGCTCGCCCGGGCGCTCGAGGGGGCGGCCGAGGAGGTCCGCGCGCTCGGGCTCGACCTCGAGCCCTTCGGCGGCGACGCCTTCGCGGTGAAGGGGGCGCCGGCCCAGCTCGCGGGCGCCGACCTGCCGTCGCTGCTGCGCGACCTCGCCCAGCAGCTCGAGACGGTGGGGAAGGGGACCGCGGTGGACCTGGCCTTCCACGACCTCCTCGCCACCATGGCCTGCCACTCGGCCGTGCGGGCCCACGAGGACCTCACGCGCGAGGAGGCGCGGGCGCTGCTCGACGGCCTCGACGCGGTGAGCTTCAAGGCTCGCTGCCCGCACGGGCGCCCGGTGGTGTTCGAGCTCACCCCCGCCGATCTGGAGCGGAGGGTCGGGCGTCGCTGA